A genomic window from Candidatus Methylacidiphilum fumarolicum includes:
- the nifJ gene encoding pyruvate:ferredoxin (flavodoxin) oxidoreductase, protein MAGGLCRTVDANEAVARIAYLLSEVIAIYPITPSSPMGEWVDKWRAERKTNLWGLLPQVVEMQSEGGVAGALHGALLTGSLASTFTASQGLLLMLPNMYKMAGELLPAVFHVASRTIATHALSIFGDHSDVMAARTTGFALLCSHSVQEAADLALIAHLSSLEASLPFLHFFDGFRTSHEINTIKQIEEGQIKELISVEAILKFRQRGLNPERPLLYGSSQNPDVFFQARERANPFYLACPGIVQNVMDRVGALTGRHYKLFEYHGDPQATMVVVVMGSASETLCRVVDSLNSLGYKTGVVKVRLFSPFDQQSFLKCFPRTTKIIGVLDRCKEPGSVGEPLFVQVASAILNNVDKSWFPFLDLPRVIGGRYGLSSKEFTPAMAKAVFDHLSKEDPKGSFTVGIEDDLTQSSIAVNESFTIENKTLYEAVFYGLGSDGTVSANKNTIKIIGENVGLFAQGYFVYDSKKSGSLTISHLRFGSSPIAAPYLVEKPDFVGCHQFEFLFKYDILKGIKNGGILLVNSPFSPDETWDKIPREVQQKILSERIQFFVIDAYKIAKDCGLGSRINTIMQIAFFELTALIPIDEALDYLREHIRSSYGYRGEEVVRKNFEALEKALKALCRVKLDGKSLGSVPLLPPVSEEAPEYVKSVIGEMIALRGDRLPVSAFSPFGAFPTATSQWEKRNISLEVPLWEPSLCIQCGKCVIACPHAVLRAKVYDPTFVEKAPEGFLKADARYPEWDGLLYTIAVSEADCTGCGICVDVCPAFDKYSPGKKAIHMISRRELFTKTKESFFEYFQRIPDVEKEKIDFGSVRQVALLRPLFEFPGACAGCGETPYLKLLSQLFGDRLLIANATGCSSIYGGNLPTTPWAKDNDGRGPAWANSLFEDNAEFGLGFRLGLDAIGQWARKFLVQFGESGLVDKNLVQELINVEEKTTKEYSDQRKRIKFLKERLEALKLPESKIFLTAADYLSKKSVWIVGGDGWAYDIGLGGLIHVLALNFNVKILVLDTEVYSNTGGQASKATPRGAVAKFATSGKSTPKMDLALMAISLGNVYVASVSIGADEEHTLSAFTEADAFEGPSLILAYSHCIAHGIDMSKAMHHQKSVVGSGRWPIFRYNPKGYPDGKRLKLDWDKQVSDLEKSELMENRFRMLFLSDPEKAEELLALAISDCRNHLDSYKKIG, encoded by the coding sequence ATGGCTGGAGGTTTATGCAGAACAGTCGACGCCAATGAGGCGGTTGCAAGAATTGCTTATCTTCTGAGCGAAGTGATAGCCATCTATCCCATAACTCCATCTTCGCCTATGGGAGAGTGGGTAGATAAATGGAGAGCAGAAAGAAAAACAAACCTATGGGGACTTCTTCCTCAGGTTGTTGAAATGCAAAGTGAGGGTGGAGTGGCTGGAGCATTACATGGTGCACTCCTAACTGGCAGCCTTGCTTCAACTTTTACTGCTTCCCAAGGACTTTTATTAATGTTGCCCAATATGTACAAGATGGCAGGGGAACTGCTTCCTGCAGTCTTTCATGTTGCTTCTAGAACCATTGCTACCCATGCGTTATCCATTTTTGGTGATCATAGTGATGTCATGGCTGCTCGAACTACAGGATTTGCTCTCTTATGCTCCCATTCTGTGCAAGAGGCTGCAGATTTGGCACTCATTGCCCATCTCTCCTCTTTAGAAGCCTCTTTACCTTTTCTTCATTTTTTTGATGGCTTTCGAACCAGTCATGAAATCAACACCATTAAGCAAATAGAAGAGGGGCAAATCAAAGAGCTTATTTCTGTTGAGGCAATTTTGAAGTTTAGACAGCGTGGACTCAATCCCGAAAGGCCACTGCTTTATGGAAGCTCTCAAAACCCCGATGTGTTTTTTCAAGCTAGGGAAAGAGCTAATCCATTTTACTTGGCATGTCCTGGGATAGTGCAAAACGTAATGGATAGAGTGGGGGCTCTCACAGGGCGTCACTATAAGTTATTTGAATATCATGGGGATCCCCAGGCAACAATGGTTGTGGTTGTGATGGGATCGGCTTCAGAAACCCTTTGTCGAGTTGTAGATAGCTTAAATTCTCTAGGCTATAAAACTGGAGTCGTTAAAGTTAGATTGTTTAGTCCTTTTGACCAACAAAGTTTTTTAAAGTGCTTCCCTCGAACCACGAAGATTATTGGGGTGCTGGATAGGTGCAAAGAGCCAGGCTCTGTGGGCGAACCACTTTTTGTGCAGGTTGCTTCGGCCATATTAAATAACGTAGACAAAAGTTGGTTTCCATTCTTGGATCTGCCTCGAGTCATAGGAGGCAGATATGGGCTATCATCCAAAGAGTTTACCCCAGCGATGGCAAAAGCGGTATTTGATCACCTTTCGAAAGAGGATCCTAAGGGATCATTTACAGTGGGGATTGAAGATGATCTCACTCAGAGCAGCATTGCTGTCAATGAATCCTTTACTATAGAAAACAAAACTCTCTATGAAGCGGTATTTTATGGATTAGGTTCTGATGGGACGGTAAGTGCTAATAAAAATACGATCAAAATTATTGGTGAAAATGTAGGTCTTTTTGCTCAAGGATATTTTGTCTATGATTCTAAAAAGTCTGGTTCCTTGACGATTTCACACTTGCGATTTGGATCCAGCCCCATTGCTGCACCCTATTTAGTGGAAAAACCCGATTTTGTGGGCTGTCATCAGTTCGAATTTCTTTTTAAATATGATATCCTCAAGGGCATTAAAAATGGGGGCATTTTGTTAGTGAATAGCCCTTTTAGTCCTGATGAAACCTGGGATAAGATTCCGAGGGAAGTCCAGCAGAAAATATTATCAGAGCGTATCCAATTTTTTGTTATAGACGCCTACAAGATCGCTAAAGACTGCGGCTTGGGAAGCAGGATAAACACGATCATGCAAATAGCTTTTTTTGAGCTTACCGCACTCATTCCAATTGACGAGGCCTTGGATTATCTCAGAGAACATATTCGTAGCAGTTATGGATATCGGGGAGAGGAAGTGGTTAGAAAAAATTTCGAGGCTTTAGAAAAGGCATTAAAAGCTCTCTGTAGAGTTAAACTAGATGGAAAAAGCCTTGGTTCTGTTCCGCTGCTACCTCCGGTTTCTGAAGAGGCGCCTGAATATGTGAAAAGTGTCATTGGAGAAATGATCGCATTGCGTGGCGACAGACTTCCTGTCAGTGCTTTTTCTCCTTTTGGTGCTTTTCCTACGGCAACCTCTCAGTGGGAAAAACGTAATATTTCCCTTGAGGTACCTCTTTGGGAACCATCCCTTTGTATTCAATGCGGTAAGTGTGTCATTGCATGTCCTCATGCGGTGCTGCGGGCTAAAGTTTATGATCCGACATTTGTTGAAAAAGCTCCAGAAGGTTTTTTAAAAGCGGATGCAAGATACCCTGAATGGGATGGTTTACTCTACACCATTGCTGTTTCAGAAGCCGATTGTACGGGCTGTGGAATATGTGTAGACGTGTGCCCAGCATTTGATAAGTACTCTCCGGGCAAAAAGGCAATACATATGATAAGCCGTAGGGAGCTTTTTACTAAAACTAAAGAGAGTTTTTTTGAATATTTCCAAAGAATTCCAGACGTTGAGAAAGAAAAAATTGACTTTGGATCTGTAAGACAAGTGGCTCTTTTGCGTCCGTTATTCGAATTTCCGGGAGCCTGTGCTGGATGTGGGGAAACACCTTACTTGAAATTATTAAGCCAACTCTTTGGGGATAGGCTGCTTATTGCCAATGCTACTGGTTGCTCCTCGATATATGGCGGCAACTTACCTACTACTCCTTGGGCAAAAGACAACGATGGCAGAGGACCTGCTTGGGCAAATTCACTATTTGAAGACAACGCGGAATTTGGTCTTGGCTTTCGTCTAGGATTGGATGCGATCGGTCAGTGGGCTCGCAAGTTTTTAGTCCAGTTTGGAGAAAGTGGTTTGGTAGATAAAAATCTAGTTCAAGAATTGATTAATGTCGAAGAGAAGACGACAAAGGAATATTCAGATCAAAGAAAGCGGATTAAGTTTCTCAAGGAAAGATTGGAGGCATTGAAACTTCCGGAATCGAAAATATTTTTGACAGCGGCTGATTATCTTTCAAAAAAAAGCGTGTGGATTGTAGGAGGAGATGGGTGGGCTTATGATATTGGACTAGGAGGACTAATCCATGTCCTAGCCTTAAATTTCAACGTTAAAATATTGGTATTGGATACAGAAGTTTATTCCAATACAGGGGGACAAGCTTCGAAAGCAACCCCAAGGGGAGCAGTGGCAAAATTTGCGACTTCTGGCAAATCAACTCCCAAAATGGATCTTGCCCTTATGGCAATATCCTTGGGTAATGTGTATGTAGCTTCGGTCTCCATTGGCGCCGATGAAGAGCATACGCTTAGTGCTTTTACAGAAGCCGATGCTTTTGAAGGTCCAAGCCTTATCTTGGCTTATTCTCATTGTATTGCTCATGGTATTGACATGTCCAAGGCAATGCACCATCAAAAATCGGTTGTCGGTTCAGGACGTTGGCCAATTTTTCGTTATAATCCAAAAGGTTATCCAGATGGGAAACGCCTTAAATTAGATTGGGACAAACAAGTAAGTGATCTTGAAAAATCTGAACTTATGGAAAATAGGTTTAGAATGCTTTTTTTAAGCGATCCAGAGAAGGCCGAAGAACTACTAGCACTGGCTATTTCCGATTGTCGGAATCATCTCGATTCTTACAAAAAGATCGGTTAA
- a CDS encoding sulfite reductase subunit A, translated as MDRFGSNKFKITKRELQSILDALKRKGFKTIGPTVSKDAIVYDEIDSLNDLPIGIGDEQEAGSYRLKKRTDATLFGFASSPHSWKQFLFPAQEKIFSIHQPTEKTSPPLIDPSVRQHPPLAFIGVRSCDLQAIAIQNRVFLEGPYPHAGYKSRAKALFILAVNCAYPSATCFCSSMGTGPRAKSGFDLLVTEILNGQKEHFFLIEAGSSQGEEIIAQIEKTDATEEDLKKENEVIQHAEKQIFRRIETQGIKELLYNNLQHPRWEEIAQRCLSCANCTFVCPTCFCSTLIDIPKKAQEIERWMVWDSCFTLNFTHTPAGSVRKSVLSRYRQWMTHKLASWIDQFGTSGCVGCGRCITWCPVGIDITEEAEIIRKTSPVKMPS; from the coding sequence ATGGATAGATTTGGCTCAAATAAGTTTAAAATCACCAAAAGAGAACTTCAATCCATCCTCGATGCTCTCAAAAGAAAAGGCTTCAAAACCATTGGCCCAACAGTTTCAAAAGATGCTATTGTCTATGACGAGATAGACTCTTTGAACGATCTTCCCATAGGTATAGGAGATGAACAGGAAGCAGGAAGCTATCGACTAAAAAAAAGAACAGATGCTACTCTTTTTGGTTTTGCATCTTCTCCCCATAGCTGGAAACAGTTCTTGTTCCCTGCCCAAGAGAAAATATTTTCCATCCATCAGCCCACCGAAAAAACGTCGCCCCCTTTGATTGATCCATCAGTTAGGCAACATCCTCCACTTGCTTTCATTGGAGTCAGGTCTTGTGATCTGCAGGCTATTGCTATACAGAACCGTGTTTTTTTGGAAGGTCCCTACCCTCATGCCGGTTATAAATCCAGAGCCAAAGCTCTATTTATTCTTGCTGTTAATTGTGCTTATCCTTCTGCCACTTGCTTCTGTTCTTCAATGGGGACAGGACCAAGAGCTAAAAGTGGTTTTGATCTTCTTGTAACCGAAATTTTAAACGGTCAAAAAGAACATTTCTTTTTAATCGAAGCTGGTAGTTCTCAGGGAGAAGAAATCATTGCGCAAATCGAAAAGACCGATGCTACCGAAGAAGACTTAAAAAAAGAGAATGAAGTGATTCAACATGCTGAAAAACAGATATTTCGTCGCATTGAAACCCAAGGAATTAAAGAACTGCTTTATAACAACTTGCAACACCCTCGATGGGAAGAAATAGCACAAAGGTGTCTTTCCTGTGCCAACTGCACTTTTGTTTGTCCTACCTGCTTTTGTTCCACTCTTATTGATATTCCAAAAAAGGCACAAGAAATAGAAAGATGGATGGTATGGGATTCCTGCTTTACTCTGAATTTCACGCATACTCCAGCTGGAAGTGTAAGAAAAAGCGTTTTATCTCGCTACCGACAATGGATGACTCATAAACTAGCTTCATGGATAGATCAATTTGGGACATCCGGTTGCGTAGGCTGTGGCCGTTGCATCACCTGGTGTCCTGTTGGCATAGATATCACGGAGGAAGCTGAAATTATTAGAAAAACGAGCCCCGTTAAGATGCCCTCTTAA
- a CDS encoding cyclic nucleotide-binding domain-containing protein: MNPSSSLLCEHPFLKGMPETFIQKLSAIATHLSFKAQSYLFVEGQKADKFFLLQNGLVALETYFPERGIVVIQTVGIGHVVGWSWLCPPFLWHFSARVIDPVNAFVFDATCLKQMMEEDPSFGYEITKRIIPLMLERLQATRLQFLDIYGPPS; encoded by the coding sequence ATGAATCCATCATCCTCGCTGCTTTGTGAACACCCTTTTCTAAAGGGAATGCCAGAGACCTTTATCCAAAAATTATCTGCAATAGCCACTCATTTGTCCTTTAAAGCTCAGAGCTATCTTTTTGTAGAAGGCCAGAAGGCAGATAAATTTTTCCTTTTACAAAATGGACTTGTGGCTCTCGAAACTTATTTTCCAGAAAGGGGAATCGTGGTCATACAAACTGTCGGGATAGGACATGTCGTAGGATGGTCATGGTTATGTCCTCCTTTTCTTTGGCACTTTTCCGCTCGCGTAATCGATCCTGTGAATGCTTTTGTTTTTGATGCAACTTGCCTTAAGCAAATGATGGAAGAAGATCCTTCCTTTGGCTATGAGATAACCAAAAGGATCATTCCTTTGATGCTCGAAAGGTTACAGGCAACTAGACTCCAATTTCTCGATATTTATGGACCACCTTCCTGA
- a CDS encoding FAD/NAD(P)-binding protein — MDHLPDSPENPFIPKPFVIEEKKRESSSIFSLYLRPIDSLPFYFLPGQFNMISAIGGGEAAISIASDPTNPHILIHTIRIVGNVTKALSKLEKNDFVLIRGPYGRGWPIDLVKRKTLILVAGGIGLPPLLPILYMAQKNKGYFKNLILLYGARTKDDLLFMPLLHKLTADQIITLHVSVDRPSREWKGHVGTVTALIPSISFDNKETFVFSCGPEIMMRFMARAFIQKHLPREHIFFSMERNMKCAIGICGHCQLSPFFICKDGPVFPYEQIEHLLTVEEL; from the coding sequence ATGGACCACCTTCCTGATTCCCCAGAAAATCCATTCATTCCTAAACCTTTTGTCATCGAAGAAAAAAAGAGAGAATCCTCATCTATTTTTAGTCTTTATCTCAGGCCAATAGACTCATTACCCTTTTATTTTCTTCCTGGACAATTCAACATGATTTCAGCTATTGGAGGAGGAGAAGCGGCTATTTCGATCGCCAGTGATCCAACTAATCCTCATATTCTTATTCATACGATTCGCATCGTAGGAAACGTGACGAAGGCATTAAGCAAACTTGAAAAAAATGATTTTGTACTGATTCGAGGGCCTTATGGTAGAGGTTGGCCAATAGATTTAGTCAAAAGGAAAACATTAATTCTCGTTGCTGGCGGAATCGGATTGCCTCCCCTTCTCCCAATCCTTTATATGGCTCAAAAAAACAAAGGATATTTTAAAAATCTGATTCTTCTCTATGGGGCTAGGACAAAAGATGATCTTCTTTTTATGCCTTTACTTCATAAACTGACAGCAGACCAAATAATCACCCTGCATGTTTCAGTGGACCGTCCTAGTCGTGAGTGGAAAGGTCATGTAGGAACAGTGACAGCCCTTATTCCTTCCATTAGTTTTGATAATAAAGAGACTTTCGTGTTCAGTTGTGGGCCTGAAATTATGATGCGATTTATGGCCAGAGCGTTCATTCAAAAACACCTCCCTAGAGAACATATCTTTTTTTCTATGGAAAGGAATATGAAATGCGCTATTGGAATTTGTGGACATTGCCAACTTTCCCCATTTTTTATATGCAAGGATGGCCCAGTTTTCCCCTATGAACAAATTGAGCACTTATTGACCGTTGAAGAATTATAA
- a CDS encoding NADH-quinone oxidoreductase subunit B family protein produces MKKIAVWKFTSCDGCQLSLLDLEDELLEIDKNFVISYFLEASSRSPEPPFDISLVEGSITTEEAKRKIIEIRNHSSILITIGACATAGGIQALRNFASLQTVKERVYPQPELIDVLPTSLPISQYVQVDYELQGCPINKQQLLSVLYSYLFGFRPSLNSGSVCMECKMRGTPCVMVTSKTLCLGPVTHAGCGAICPSFGRGCYGCYGPKETPNSPSLSRWAKEKLCIEPTALKQAFHTFNCIADGFKRFDEDD; encoded by the coding sequence ATGAAGAAGATAGCTGTTTGGAAATTTACATCCTGTGACGGGTGTCAGCTTTCCCTATTAGACCTTGAAGATGAGCTTTTAGAAATAGATAAAAATTTTGTTATCTCTTATTTTTTAGAAGCCAGTAGTCGGTCCCCTGAGCCACCTTTCGACATATCTCTTGTCGAAGGCTCAATAACTACCGAAGAGGCAAAAAGAAAAATCATCGAAATACGAAATCATTCCTCCATTTTGATAACAATCGGAGCCTGCGCAACAGCTGGAGGCATTCAAGCACTAAGAAATTTTGCTTCTCTCCAAACAGTAAAAGAAAGAGTTTATCCCCAGCCTGAACTCATCGATGTTCTTCCTACCTCTTTACCTATCTCCCAGTATGTACAGGTAGATTATGAGCTTCAAGGCTGTCCTATCAACAAACAACAGCTCCTTTCTGTTTTGTATTCCTACTTATTTGGATTTCGTCCATCTTTAAATTCTGGAAGCGTTTGTATGGAATGCAAAATGAGAGGGACTCCCTGTGTTATGGTGACTTCCAAGACACTATGCCTTGGCCCAGTAACTCATGCTGGTTGTGGAGCAATATGCCCAAGCTTTGGAAGAGGTTGTTATGGCTGTTACGGACCAAAAGAAACGCCGAATAGTCCATCTCTTTCTCGATGGGCAAAAGAAAAATTATGTATTGAGCCCACTGCATTAAAACAGGCTTTTCATACCTTTAATTGTATAGCCGATGGATTCAAAAGATTTGATGAAGACGACTGA
- a CDS encoding Ni/Fe hydrogenase subunit alpha translates to MDSKDLMKTTEPQKILSVSALARVEGEGGLFIKMDNGKVTSCELKIFEAPRFFESLLIGRNFHEPPDITSRICGICPVAYLISSIAAIEDACQVQIPEYIWNLRRLLYCGEWIESHSLHVFFLHAPGFLGYPSLMEMAKDFPKEAAWALQMKKAGNTLIQKIGGREIHPVNVRIGGFYSFPKKLELRSLLDILKRGLDYSLLALQWIGLKCNFPDFKRNYIYVGLKHPKQYPIERGIICCGDSQFDAKEFEKNFIEEQTTYSNALRWKATDSRSCLAGPLARYHLNYSLLPTFLQEKLKEIGLEYPCHNPFQSILVRLAEIAYAFYEAIRLIEDYEPFSPSFIPFDPNPQTGYGISEAPRGLLYHKYELDDKGSIRKAKIVPPTCFNLASAEDDLKTWIETHSEDSIERMTLDCEQIVRNYDPCISCATHFLKLHFW, encoded by the coding sequence ATGGATTCAAAAGATTTGATGAAGACGACTGAGCCACAAAAGATCCTATCTGTTTCTGCACTGGCGCGAGTTGAGGGAGAAGGCGGGCTTTTCATTAAAATGGATAATGGGAAAGTCACCAGCTGCGAATTAAAAATCTTCGAAGCTCCCCGGTTTTTTGAGTCGTTATTGATTGGAAGGAATTTTCATGAACCTCCTGACATTACTTCAAGAATCTGTGGAATCTGTCCTGTTGCATATCTCATAAGTTCCATAGCAGCGATTGAAGATGCCTGTCAGGTTCAAATTCCCGAATATATCTGGAATCTTCGCCGACTGCTCTACTGTGGGGAATGGATTGAAAGCCACAGCCTACATGTTTTCTTTCTTCATGCTCCCGGGTTTTTGGGATACCCAAGTCTTATGGAAATGGCGAAAGATTTTCCAAAAGAGGCTGCATGGGCACTTCAAATGAAAAAAGCAGGCAATACTCTCATCCAGAAGATTGGCGGTAGAGAAATTCATCCTGTAAATGTTCGCATTGGGGGATTCTACAGTTTTCCCAAAAAATTAGAACTTCGATCCCTTCTAGATATTCTAAAAAGAGGCTTGGACTATAGCCTATTAGCCTTACAATGGATAGGTTTGAAATGTAATTTTCCTGATTTCAAGAGGAATTATATCTATGTAGGATTAAAACATCCTAAACAATATCCAATTGAAAGAGGGATAATCTGTTGTGGGGACTCTCAATTCGATGCCAAGGAATTTGAAAAGAATTTTATAGAAGAACAAACAACCTATTCCAATGCTCTTAGATGGAAGGCTACCGATTCTCGATCCTGTCTTGCTGGTCCACTGGCTCGATACCATTTAAACTATTCTTTGTTACCTACTTTTTTACAAGAAAAGCTGAAAGAAATTGGCTTGGAATATCCCTGCCATAATCCCTTCCAATCTATACTAGTCAGATTAGCAGAAATTGCCTATGCCTTTTACGAAGCCATAAGGCTTATAGAAGATTATGAACCTTTCTCTCCCTCTTTTATTCCCTTTGATCCAAATCCACAAACTGGTTATGGAATTAGTGAGGCTCCACGTGGCCTTCTATACCACAAATATGAACTTGACGATAAGGGGAGTATTAGAAAAGCAAAAATTGTTCCTCCAACCTGTTTTAATCTAGCATCTGCAGAAGATGACTTAAAAACGTGGATCGAAACCCATTCTGAAGATTCCATTGAAAGAATGACGCTCGATTGCGAGCAAATCGTTCGAAATTACGATCCTTGTATATCATGCGCTACTCATTTTCTAAAACTCCACTTTTGGTAG
- a CDS encoding pyruvate kinase, whose protein sequence is MSRAELINSLVDLYNEILQAEKAHQNFIDSVHEDNRLSAANLIHYLALRRFDLRQIQDELTDIGISSLGRSESCVIWSLENVLNALGKKVHSPTKHISRNEGAELLLRNTRRLLGEPHPGCHTSIMVTLPTEAAENQKLLVDLLKAGMNVIRINCAHDSPDVWIRMIENSRRLSQELGYSCKIVMDLPGPKLRIVAIDPSVKACFFRPLRDPFGRIIEPAKVWIGNDESMADPILEADLFLKFDKEWIDGLKVGDVVRFFDARGKARTLRIDHVVERGWLSYSTQTGYLKEGIVFVHLPDSPELPQRATTLKSLSPQQPFLLVKKNDRLWIQGGQSPIKGIKQEGMVGTLWISQPQILHDVKVDEPIWFDDGKIGGRILQCTDDGAAVEITHAPSKGLKLRVDRGINLPVSDLKISAITDQDLKILSFIGKHADAVGISFLRIPSDIDDLEKALNYESTQNLGIILKIETRKAFENLPLILLKAMKNRSVGVMIARGDLAVECGYERLAEVQEEILWISEAAHIPVIWATQVLESLAKTGIPSRAEVTDAAMAQRSECVMLNKGPYIVEAVKSLVDILKRMETHQRKKRSMLRKLHIAGLLNQPL, encoded by the coding sequence ATGAGCCGAGCCGAACTTATCAATTCTTTGGTGGATCTATATAATGAAATTCTTCAAGCTGAAAAGGCTCATCAAAATTTTATTGACTCTGTCCATGAAGACAACAGATTAAGTGCAGCTAACCTGATTCATTATTTAGCGTTACGCCGCTTTGACCTTCGACAGATCCAAGATGAACTCACTGATATAGGTATATCCTCTTTGGGACGTTCTGAATCTTGCGTCATATGGAGTCTTGAAAATGTTCTCAATGCATTGGGGAAAAAAGTACATTCTCCGACCAAACATATTAGTCGGAATGAGGGTGCCGAATTGCTTCTACGAAACACTAGAAGACTTTTAGGAGAACCTCATCCAGGCTGTCATACCAGTATTATGGTTACCCTGCCAACAGAAGCTGCAGAGAATCAGAAGCTTCTTGTGGATCTTCTAAAAGCAGGCATGAATGTAATTCGAATCAACTGTGCCCATGATTCTCCCGATGTATGGATACGGATGATTGAAAATAGCCGCAGACTCTCTCAAGAATTAGGATATTCCTGTAAAATAGTGATGGATTTGCCTGGGCCGAAGTTGCGGATAGTAGCAATAGATCCATCTGTTAAGGCGTGCTTTTTTAGACCATTAAGAGATCCCTTTGGAAGAATAATAGAACCAGCTAAAGTTTGGATTGGCAATGATGAATCCATGGCTGATCCAATCCTAGAAGCAGATTTGTTTTTGAAATTCGACAAAGAATGGATTGATGGGCTAAAAGTGGGAGATGTTGTCAGATTTTTTGATGCTAGAGGAAAAGCAAGAACTCTTAGAATCGATCATGTAGTCGAAAGGGGATGGCTTTCTTATTCCACCCAAACAGGTTATCTAAAAGAAGGTATTGTTTTCGTTCATCTTCCTGATAGCCCAGAATTACCCCAAAGGGCTACGACTCTGAAAAGTCTTTCTCCGCAACAACCTTTTCTATTAGTCAAGAAAAATGATAGACTATGGATTCAGGGTGGGCAATCCCCTATAAAAGGGATAAAGCAAGAAGGTATGGTCGGTACGTTATGGATTTCCCAGCCACAAATTCTCCATGATGTTAAGGTGGATGAACCAATCTGGTTTGATGATGGAAAAATTGGAGGAAGAATCCTCCAATGCACTGACGATGGAGCTGCCGTAGAGATCACACATGCTCCCTCTAAAGGCTTAAAACTTCGTGTTGATAGAGGCATAAACCTTCCTGTATCAGATCTCAAAATTTCTGCTATAACTGATCAAGATCTTAAGATTCTATCCTTTATTGGTAAGCATGCTGATGCTGTTGGAATTTCATTTTTAAGGATACCATCCGATATAGATGATCTTGAAAAGGCTTTGAACTACGAATCAACACAGAATTTAGGTATAATCCTCAAAATCGAGACTAGAAAAGCCTTTGAAAACCTACCTTTAATTTTACTCAAAGCGATGAAGAATCGTAGTGTTGGAGTCATGATTGCTAGAGGAGATCTTGCCGTCGAATGTGGCTATGAAAGACTGGCTGAGGTTCAAGAAGAAATCCTTTGGATATCCGAAGCAGCGCATATTCCAGTCATTTGGGCTACTCAAGTCTTGGAGTCTTTAGCAAAGACTGGGATTCCTTCTAGAGCTGAGGTGACTGATGCAGCTATGGCTCAAAGATCGGAATGCGTAATGCTCAATAAAGGCCCTTATATTGTTGAAGCGGTAAAATCACTGGTAGACATTTTGAAAAGAATGGAAACCCATCAGAGAAAAAAGCGTTCCATGCTGCGCAAATTGCATATTGCTGGCCTTTTAAATCAACCTTTATAG